A window of the Vallitalea okinawensis genome harbors these coding sequences:
- a CDS encoding PocR ligand-binding domain-containing protein, producing MQSLNLNTIINIEKIQYIQDNLAIAMDIAIILVDYKGNPITRHSNCSQFCYGVRKDSKLNRLCEKCDSRGGLEAARSQKAFMYQCHVGLVDIAIPIIIEDQYLGALMAGQVRVIEEENSENLERIVSNTYQINLEQYPELKELFKSIPILSKKKIEAIAQTMQHMISYFIDEAVFKSAIYDEVHDVQLYYTTESKSQNNLLLPALDYIKSNYQKKIMMDDMAKRCNISTSYFSKLFKRQIGINFSAYVNQIKLEKAKELLENTTLPIINISLDLGYDDCGYFIKIFKKCYKVTPAKYRKTLRSN from the coding sequence ATGCAAAGTTTAAATCTTAATACCATTATAAATATTGAAAAAATACAATACATACAGGATAATCTTGCTATAGCAATGGATATAGCTATTATTCTTGTAGATTACAAAGGAAACCCTATTACCAGGCATAGCAATTGTAGCCAATTTTGCTATGGAGTTCGAAAAGATTCAAAATTAAATAGGTTATGCGAAAAGTGTGACTCCAGAGGAGGATTAGAAGCAGCAAGAAGTCAAAAAGCATTTATGTATCAATGTCATGTAGGATTAGTGGATATAGCTATACCTATAATTATTGAAGACCAGTATTTAGGTGCACTTATGGCAGGACAGGTAAGAGTTATAGAGGAAGAAAACTCAGAGAACTTAGAACGGATCGTGAGTAATACATACCAGATTAACTTAGAACAGTATCCAGAACTAAAAGAGTTATTTAAGAGTATTCCTATTCTATCTAAAAAGAAGATTGAAGCTATAGCGCAAACAATGCAACATATGATCAGCTATTTTATCGACGAAGCAGTATTCAAAAGTGCAATATATGATGAAGTACATGATGTTCAGCTATACTATACAACTGAGTCTAAATCTCAAAATAATTTATTGCTGCCAGCGCTAGATTATATAAAATCAAATTATCAGAAAAAAATAATGATGGATGATATGGCCAAACGATGTAATATTAGTACAAGCTATTTTAGCAAACTATTTAAGAGACAAATTGGTATAAACTTCTCAGCATATGTTAATCAAATTAAACTTGAGAAGGCTAAAGAATTACTAGAAAATACTACTTTACCTATCATTAATATATCCTTAGATTTAGGTTATGATGACTGTGGTTACTTCATTAAAATATTTAAAAAATGTTATAAAGTAACACCAGCTAAATACCGTAAAACTTTAAGAAGCAATTAA
- a CDS encoding BCCT family transporter, with amino-acid sequence MLKRIEKGIMIPSILIVLGISFGIIINPETSKRIITQTQEIITNQYGYIYIWYGIFAFVFVIGISFSKYGRVRLGSKEEGPEFKTFSWAAMLFCAGIGASVIYWGVIEWAYYYIALPYGGKIESFQAAELAATYGIFHWGPVAWSIYAVSSASIGYLYHVRKVPVLRISEACRPILKEKVDGILGKGIDVLFILGLLGGAGTSLGLGTPLATEGIARIFNIEITIFLEIAVLLIITLLFAVSAYSGLKKGIKILSNINIILTIFLLLFVFVVGDTIFMINMGTSSIGVLIDKFPIMMTWLDPVGKSGFPQDWTVFYWAWWVAYAPFMGMFIARISKGRTVKNMLLGSITFGSIGCAVFFIILGNYGLNLQLSGSYNVIDSLSNFGGAVTIINILETMPVSKVIILLVTIVSIVFMATTFDSASYVMAVTVHKKQVENYEPDRWIRVFWALTLGVVPISFILLESELSILQTASIVAALPVTLIGVLTAWAYIKMVNEDR; translated from the coding sequence ATGTTAAAACGTATAGAGAAGGGAATAATGATTCCATCCATTTTGATTGTATTAGGTATTAGCTTTGGAATCATAATTAATCCAGAAACGAGCAAGAGAATAATCACTCAAACACAGGAGATTATTACGAATCAATATGGATACATCTATATCTGGTATGGCATATTTGCATTTGTTTTTGTTATTGGAATCTCTTTTTCTAAATATGGACGAGTAAGGCTTGGAAGTAAAGAAGAGGGGCCAGAATTCAAGACTTTCAGTTGGGCAGCAATGCTATTTTGCGCAGGTATTGGAGCAAGTGTTATCTATTGGGGTGTCATTGAATGGGCGTATTATTATATAGCCTTACCGTATGGGGGAAAAATTGAATCTTTTCAAGCAGCAGAACTTGCGGCAACATATGGTATTTTTCATTGGGGGCCAGTAGCATGGTCAATTTACGCTGTATCCTCAGCATCTATCGGTTATTTATATCATGTAAGAAAAGTTCCGGTACTTAGAATAAGTGAGGCTTGCCGTCCAATCCTAAAGGAGAAAGTGGATGGAATTCTAGGTAAAGGGATTGATGTATTATTTATTCTTGGATTACTAGGAGGAGCTGGTACAAGTTTAGGACTTGGTACACCACTTGCAACAGAAGGTATTGCTAGAATTTTCAATATTGAAATTACCATTTTTCTTGAGATAGCTGTACTGCTTATTATTACACTTTTATTTGCAGTAAGTGCATATTCTGGATTGAAGAAAGGTATAAAAATATTAAGTAACATTAATATTATATTGACCATCTTTTTATTACTATTTGTATTTGTTGTTGGTGATACGATTTTTATGATTAACATGGGTACTTCATCTATAGGGGTTCTTATTGATAAATTTCCAATTATGATGACATGGTTAGATCCTGTAGGGAAGTCAGGATTTCCACAAGATTGGACAGTATTTTATTGGGCTTGGTGGGTAGCATATGCCCCCTTTATGGGAATGTTTATTGCTAGGATCTCCAAAGGCAGAACGGTTAAAAATATGTTACTAGGTTCTATTACATTTGGGTCCATTGGTTGCGCAGTGTTTTTTATCATTCTTGGCAATTACGGACTTAATCTTCAGCTATCAGGTTCATATAATGTCATTGATAGTCTTAGTAATTTTGGAGGAGCTGTAACAATTATTAATATTCTAGAAACAATGCCAGTAAGTAAAGTTATTATACTATTAGTGACCATCGTTTCCATCGTTTTTATGGCAACGACGTTTGATTCAGCTTCCTATGTGATGGCAGTTACAGTACATAAAAAACAAGTAGAAAATTATGAGCCAGATCGATGGATTCGGGTATTTTGGGCTTTAACACTTGGAGTAGTTCCTATTAGTTTTATCTTATTAGAGAGTGAGCTTTCCATACTACAGACTGCATCTATAGTAGCTGCACTTCCCGTTACATTGATTGGCGTTTTGACTGCGTGGGCATACATAAAAATGGTAAATGAAGATCGTTGA
- a CDS encoding sugar phosphate isomerase/epimerase family protein encodes MVAINTDYKNDILSIEAIEEQLSNIAKAGFTHIQWVHDWQGEYMYSPSELIQIKELIDKYGFKLKGIHATEGGTRARKVDGVFTFVNRYRNLENRKDYTCLNEYTRLAGVELLKNRVDLAVAIGAQEIVLHMQMPYVELRESKEFNDAYWSQTFKSLDELQEYCKDKGVKVAMENLICTPQEDQMKQFDKLFDRYDSDFMGFCFDSGHGSVVCHEDYLFFARRYKDRLIALHLQDTDGIEEELRDDDIQVLKHDKHKVPFTGAINWEDLAQLIADSPYELPITLEVGVYGDTEEEEMKNLVDAKEKGVRLNEMVLAYRQG; translated from the coding sequence ATGGTAGCAATTAATACGGATTATAAAAATGATATACTTAGTATAGAAGCAATAGAAGAACAATTATCAAATATTGCAAAAGCAGGGTTCACTCATATTCAATGGGTACATGACTGGCAAGGTGAGTATATGTACAGTCCTAGTGAACTTATTCAGATAAAAGAACTTATCGACAAATATGGATTTAAGTTAAAAGGTATTCATGCAACAGAAGGTGGTACAAGGGCTAGAAAGGTAGATGGTGTTTTTACTTTTGTCAACCGCTATCGAAATCTTGAAAACCGTAAAGATTATACTTGTCTTAATGAGTATACAAGATTAGCAGGAGTAGAGCTACTCAAAAATCGAGTGGACTTAGCTGTGGCAATTGGTGCTCAAGAAATCGTATTACATATGCAAATGCCCTATGTGGAACTTAGAGAGTCAAAGGAATTCAACGATGCCTATTGGAGTCAAACTTTTAAGTCCCTTGATGAACTACAGGAATATTGTAAGGACAAGGGTGTGAAAGTGGCTATGGAAAACTTAATCTGTACCCCTCAGGAAGATCAAATGAAACAATTTGATAAACTTTTTGACAGATATGATTCTGATTTTATGGGATTTTGCTTCGATTCTGGGCATGGTTCAGTAGTTTGTCATGAGGATTATTTATTCTTTGCAAGAAGGTATAAAGATCGATTAATAGCTCTTCATCTTCAAGATACAGATGGTATTGAAGAAGAGTTGCGTGATGATGATATACAGGTTCTTAAACATGATAAACATAAAGTGCCTTTTACAGGAGCTATAAACTGGGAAGATTTAGCTCAACTTATTGCTGATTCACCTTATGAATTACCTATAACATTAGAAGTTGGCGTTTATGGTGATACTGAGGAGGAAGAAATGAAGAATCTTGTTGATGCAAAAGAAAAAGGCGTTAGATTGAATGAAATGGTTCTTGCGTATAGACAGGGCTAA
- the tsaE gene encoding tRNA (adenosine(37)-N6)-threonylcarbamoyltransferase complex ATPase subunit type 1 TsaE gives MIMESYSPEETYNIALELGQKTEKGQVYCLVGDLGVGKTIFTKGFAKGLGIDEHITSPTFTIVNEYDGDIPFYHFDVYRIADIEEMYEIGFEEYIGGNGIVLIEWANLIEELLPVDCKWIKIEKDLEKGLDYRRVAIVDNREEI, from the coding sequence ATGATTATGGAAAGTTACTCGCCAGAGGAAACTTATAATATAGCATTAGAGTTAGGACAGAAAACCGAAAAAGGACAAGTTTATTGCTTGGTTGGTGATTTAGGAGTAGGTAAAACAATCTTTACAAAGGGATTTGCTAAAGGATTAGGGATTGATGAACATATTACGAGTCCTACTTTTACAATCGTTAATGAATATGATGGGGATATACCTTTCTATCATTTTGATGTTTATCGTATTGCTGATATTGAAGAAATGTATGAGATCGGATTTGAAGAATACATTGGCGGTAATGGTATTGTTCTTATTGAATGGGCTAATCTTATTGAGGAACTTTTACCAGTTGATTGTAAATGGATTAAAATTGAAAAAGATCTTGAAAAAGGACTTGATTATCGTCGAGTTGCTATAGTTGATAACAGGGAGGAAATCTAA
- a CDS encoding extracellular solute-binding protein produces MKRLVLGLMLLTISLTILTSCKFNEEVVIIQKNEISFWYGLEGVLGDYVEILIEDFNRSQDDVIVVGHRQGNYTETFNSLEIAIATNMPPSVALLEQRDIISLIKRDALSVLSDSIVDTEDIPDQFLQMFTQDDYMYSLPMYATVWITYMRNDFIDELEDGKDIYSFQELMKVLSERRKISDDESLVFEIINDDTTLINAVMSNGGEFISSDYKEVLIDKPEWIEVWEEFRKWIHEDELIRYYDKNLGWDNYYEVINDVKSGRAIGCISSVSDMDIFSDEEVTPMLHLGWEEGISAPVTYAIGLVIPRNVDEEDKEAASRWIEYLMSPEVSAKWVKLSGYLPGNLNAYETQLFKEYAESNERINVSRNQLSYTSPPYYDPTGGKINEAIIEAAEKLINDNIPAEIVLNEAKAKAQKELDKIERE; encoded by the coding sequence ATGAAAAGGTTGGTACTGGGGTTAATGCTTTTAACGATATCACTAACAATATTAACAAGCTGTAAATTTAACGAAGAAGTAGTAATAATCCAGAAAAACGAGATTAGTTTTTGGTATGGACTTGAGGGTGTCTTAGGTGATTATGTAGAAATATTAATAGAAGATTTCAATCGATCACAAGATGATGTAATAGTCGTTGGTCATAGACAAGGAAACTATACTGAAACATTTAATTCTTTGGAGATTGCAATTGCAACCAATATGCCACCAAGTGTTGCATTGTTAGAACAACGGGATATTATCTCATTAATAAAAAGAGATGCACTTAGTGTACTAAGTGATTCCATTGTAGATACAGAGGATATTCCAGACCAATTTCTTCAGATGTTCACTCAAGATGATTATATGTATAGTTTGCCCATGTATGCTACGGTTTGGATTACCTATATGCGTAATGATTTTATAGATGAGCTTGAAGACGGTAAAGATATCTATTCGTTTCAAGAATTAATGAAAGTGCTAAGTGAACGCCGAAAAATAAGTGATGATGAGTCACTAGTATTTGAGATAATTAATGATGATACCACCCTTATTAATGCAGTTATGTCTAATGGAGGAGAGTTTATAAGTAGTGATTACAAGGAAGTGCTCATTGACAAGCCAGAATGGATAGAAGTTTGGGAAGAATTTAGAAAATGGATACATGAGGATGAGCTTATTCGCTATTATGATAAGAATTTAGGATGGGACAATTATTATGAGGTTATTAACGATGTGAAGTCAGGTAGGGCTATTGGTTGTATCAGTTCAGTAAGTGATATGGATATTTTTAGTGATGAAGAAGTAACACCTATGCTACATTTAGGATGGGAAGAGGGAATTTCTGCACCTGTAACTTATGCCATTGGTCTTGTTATTCCAAGAAATGTGGATGAGGAAGATAAGGAGGCAGCGAGTCGGTGGATTGAATATCTTATGTCCCCAGAAGTAAGTGCTAAGTGGGTAAAATTATCAGGATATTTACCAGGGAACTTGAATGCCTATGAGACACAACTATTTAAAGAATATGCAGAGTCAAATGAAAGGATAAATGTATCAAGAAATCAATTATCCTATACAAGTCCACCCTATTATGACCCAACAGGTGGTAAAATCAACGAAGCTATTATAGAGGCTGCTGAGAAGTTAATCAATGATAATATTCCGGCAGAAATTGTTTTAAATGAAGCTAAAGCTAAGGCTCAAAAGGAACTCGATAAGATTGAAAGAGAATAA
- the tsaB gene encoding tRNA (adenosine(37)-N6)-threonylcarbamoyltransferase complex dimerization subunit type 1 TsaB, whose protein sequence is MKILGVDTSSNVASVAYIEDDLLISEFTLNYKLTHSQTLMPMLDDVCQSCHLKLEEVDAIAVASGPGSFTGLRIGAATVKGLAYGLNKPIIPVPTLDGLAYNIHYTEYLICPIMDARRSQVYSAIYHWEDEQLVRDTDYLNITIDELIENLKEKESNIIFVGDGIPVFRDQLKEELEGVFFADAHLNRQRASTIASLGRRYYAEGRVENHMDHAPMYIRKSQAEREYEERQRG, encoded by the coding sequence ATGAAAATACTAGGTGTAGATACATCTTCTAATGTAGCTTCAGTAGCTTATATTGAAGATGATTTATTGATAAGTGAGTTTACCTTAAATTATAAATTAACACATTCTCAGACATTAATGCCTATGTTGGATGATGTTTGTCAATCTTGTCATCTGAAGCTTGAAGAAGTGGATGCTATTGCAGTAGCAAGTGGTCCGGGGTCCTTTACTGGTTTGAGAATTGGAGCTGCAACTGTAAAAGGACTGGCTTATGGACTCAATAAACCTATTATTCCAGTACCAACATTAGATGGATTAGCATACAATATTCACTACACGGAGTATTTAATTTGCCCTATTATGGACGCTAGACGTAGCCAAGTATATTCAGCTATTTACCATTGGGAAGATGAACAACTCGTAAGAGATACGGATTATTTAAATATCACCATTGATGAACTCATTGAAAACTTGAAAGAAAAAGAATCAAATATAATATTTGTAGGTGATGGTATACCTGTCTTTAGAGATCAACTGAAAGAGGAATTAGAAGGTGTATTTTTTGCTGATGCACATCTTAATCGTCAAAGAGCAAGTACCATAGCCTCATTAGGTAGAAGATATTATGCTGAAGGTCGAGTAGAAAACCATATGGATCATGCACCTATGTATATTCGAAAATCACAAGCTGAGAGAGAATATGAAGAGAGACAAAGAGGGTAG
- a CDS encoding MFS transporter, which produces MSSKNLSKSAYWMRVVLLGFFQPMVYFVPYMYYTLGNQMADYFQTDLPTIAGFLALYGLIAMISYVPAGIFTDIVGAKRGIVFSMLATTVLLVWYATTSSITQLKVIMVLLSLTTIFTFWSSWLVALAKAGSDEDQGKSFAYGYTVVALGNIVIGLVATAIVGNDASKIPLLVYIIAGIHLIGAIVFQVILPRNLSSDNKDDKFKLAHLGEVLKTPGVWYVGIVVFAFYACLATTNSFNQLLSEGYGMSDAQASFVAVFRANGLGLVAGPILAAIGIKMKSNAKLIRIVAVIEAILIAALMFAPINDSLIIMAIVIVLMVAFLQLGVRSIYFGQMAEAAIPNHILGTATGVISILAYSADTFIHTWVANFITHADGSWNAAGYTNVHMLQFALLAIGFIFTTLIIRQQKKLKKQQNEQDAKSATESVA; this is translated from the coding sequence ATGAGTTCTAAAAATTTAAGTAAATCAGCTTACTGGATGCGCGTTGTGTTATTGGGTTTTTTTCAACCGATGGTTTATTTTGTACCTTACATGTATTATACATTAGGTAATCAAATGGCTGATTATTTTCAAACTGATTTACCAACCATAGCAGGTTTCCTAGCTTTGTATGGTCTTATTGCTATGATTTCTTACGTTCCTGCTGGTATCTTCACCGATATAGTAGGTGCAAAAAGAGGTATAGTATTTTCCATGTTAGCAACAACTGTATTGTTAGTTTGGTATGCAACAACTAGTTCTATTACTCAATTAAAAGTCATTATGGTATTGTTATCACTTACTACTATATTTACTTTCTGGTCTTCTTGGTTAGTAGCTTTAGCTAAAGCTGGAAGTGATGAAGATCAAGGGAAGTCATTTGCATATGGATATACAGTTGTTGCCCTTGGAAACATTGTTATTGGGTTAGTTGCAACTGCCATTGTTGGTAATGATGCATCAAAAATCCCACTCTTAGTGTATATAATAGCAGGCATCCATTTAATAGGTGCCATAGTATTCCAAGTTATTTTACCTCGGAATTTATCCTCAGATAATAAAGATGATAAATTTAAGCTAGCACATTTAGGTGAAGTTTTAAAAACTCCTGGTGTTTGGTATGTTGGTATAGTTGTTTTTGCTTTCTATGCATGTCTTGCTACAACAAACTCTTTTAACCAACTTTTATCCGAAGGTTATGGTATGTCAGATGCTCAAGCATCATTTGTAGCAGTTTTTAGAGCCAATGGTCTTGGCTTAGTCGCTGGACCAATTTTAGCAGCTATTGGCATTAAAATGAAATCTAATGCAAAATTAATTAGAATAGTTGCAGTAATAGAAGCTATTTTAATTGCAGCATTGATGTTTGCACCAATAAATGATTCTTTAATAATCATGGCTATTGTTATTGTATTAATGGTTGCATTCTTACAGTTAGGTGTTAGGTCTATATATTTTGGACAAATGGCCGAAGCAGCTATCCCAAATCATATTTTGGGTACTGCTACAGGTGTGATTTCAATATTAGCCTATTCAGCTGATACCTTTATACATACTTGGGTTGCGAATTTTATAACTCATGCAGACGGAAGTTGGAACGCAGCGGGTTACACTAATGTTCACATGTTACAATTCGCATTATTAGCTATTGGGTTTATATTTACAACATTGATTATTAGACAACAAAAGAAGCTAAAAAAACAGCAAAATGAACAAGATGCTAAGAGCGCGACAGAAAGTGTTGCTTAA
- the rimI gene encoding ribosomal protein S18-alanine N-acetyltransferase, translating to MKILQMSEEHIEDVHLVEAASFREPWSKQAFTNEINNPLALYLVGINEDELIAYMGMWVIGDEAHITNIAVKPSYRGLGYGKELLLRAIDETSDRGCISMTLEVRASNEPAISLYRKQGFEVAGRRKNYYSHPKEDALIMWKR from the coding sequence ATGAAGATTCTTCAAATGTCAGAAGAACATATAGAGGATGTTCATTTAGTTGAAGCAGCTTCTTTTCGTGAACCGTGGTCAAAACAAGCTTTTACAAATGAAATTAACAATCCTCTTGCATTGTATTTAGTAGGAATAAATGAAGATGAACTCATTGCTTATATGGGGATGTGGGTCATCGGTGATGAAGCTCACATCACCAATATTGCAGTTAAACCAAGTTATCGTGGGTTAGGTTATGGTAAGGAATTATTATTGAGAGCTATAGATGAGACCAGTGATAGAGGTTGTATATCCATGACCTTGGAAGTCCGTGCAAGTAATGAACCTGCTATATCACTTTATCGAAAGCAAGGGTTTGAAGTAGCAGGTAGACGAAAGAACTATTATTCCCATCCTAAAGAGGATGCGTTAATCATGTGGAAAAGATAA
- a CDS encoding helix-turn-helix transcriptional regulator, with amino-acid sequence MENILLQLRKEHGYTQQQLADMLEVSRQTINAIERGKFNPSVILAIKISRIFKQPIEAIFIYEEDE; translated from the coding sequence TTGGAGAATATTTTATTGCAACTGAGGAAAGAACATGGTTATACCCAACAACAGTTAGCTGATATGCTAGAAGTTTCCCGCCAAACTATCAATGCCATTGAAAGGGGAAAATTTAACCCTTCAGTTATTTTAGCAATTAAAATTTCAAGAATTTTCAAACAACCTATAGAAGCCATATTTATTTATGAGGAGGATGAGTAA
- a CDS encoding sensor histidine kinase has product MLELIRKLSFKKIQHRITFNFTVVMTITLLIILLLINFLTSQTLLNHLTINAKKDLQLYSNAINTQIDELYSFHYNIVSDSEIQQLMLPPVTKTSESSISSILKNYVNNYPMINAVFIFDVDGKVINPIYQQPPYDQLISNYTELYTFMKSEKAFQLSKPTQFPLNPEIHFSAKRDNLSFFTQFVDIQSLKKTGYLLINFKRKWVFEEMIKDNLGIFDALAVLDENDTPIFYIQKEVTASPIDVNSLSQTHEKSLFLKRGEYISFDNPLDSYDNWRIVGLMPQDIILNEIQPMSLAILFIGFIGLLLMALFNTWISSKITYPINLVMRSFAKFENKEWPEPIEHFARDETQQLTNGVNNLFTYIQQLMNDIQQEHEENINLEFDLLQAQINPHFIHNTMNALECIALEEENEQIATTIQAMNYLFRISISLKKNTYTVKREFECIHHFVQIMKIRYKDRFTYECKIDQQLNSLQIPKFLLQPIVENAIFHGILPSDKEGLITIYGINNESSMLFIIRDNGIGFDTNSLFNETDIHTDNTQPFIPKSRRGYGHIGLSNIKDRLALFYKDQYGFAIESQRGKGTIITIELPKKG; this is encoded by the coding sequence ATGCTAGAACTTATTCGTAAACTAAGTTTCAAAAAAATACAACATAGAATAACCTTTAACTTTACAGTCGTTATGACAATAACATTGTTAATCATCCTCTTACTCATTAATTTTTTAACAAGTCAGACTCTATTAAATCATCTAACAATTAATGCAAAAAAGGATCTGCAACTCTACTCTAACGCCATTAATACTCAAATAGACGAACTCTATTCATTTCATTATAATATTGTAAGTGATTCGGAGATTCAACAACTAATGCTTCCTCCAGTCACTAAAACATCTGAAAGTTCAATTAGCAGTATACTTAAAAATTATGTAAATAATTATCCTATGATCAATGCTGTATTTATTTTTGATGTTGATGGTAAGGTAATTAACCCAATATATCAACAACCTCCTTACGATCAATTAATAAGCAATTATACAGAACTTTATACATTTATGAAGAGTGAAAAAGCATTTCAACTATCAAAGCCTACTCAATTTCCACTCAATCCAGAGATTCATTTCTCAGCCAAGCGTGATAACCTTTCTTTTTTCACTCAATTTGTTGATATACAATCCTTAAAAAAGACAGGCTATTTATTAATTAACTTTAAAAGAAAATGGGTATTTGAAGAAATGATAAAAGATAATCTTGGAATTTTTGATGCCTTAGCTGTACTTGATGAAAATGATACCCCTATTTTTTACATTCAAAAAGAAGTTACCGCCTCTCCAATTGACGTGAATTCATTATCTCAAACCCATGAGAAATCATTGTTCTTAAAGAGAGGAGAATACATAAGTTTTGATAATCCCCTTGATAGCTATGATAATTGGAGAATAGTTGGTCTAATGCCCCAAGATATTATACTAAATGAAATTCAACCCATGTCCCTGGCAATCTTATTTATTGGTTTTATCGGTCTCTTACTAATGGCGCTTTTTAATACATGGATTTCCAGCAAAATAACTTATCCTATTAATCTTGTCATGAGATCTTTTGCAAAATTTGAAAATAAGGAATGGCCAGAGCCTATAGAACATTTCGCTAGAGATGAAACACAACAACTTACAAATGGGGTTAATAACTTATTTACTTATATACAGCAATTGATGAATGACATACAACAAGAACATGAGGAGAATATCAATTTAGAATTTGACTTATTACAAGCTCAGATAAACCCCCATTTCATTCATAATACTATGAATGCACTTGAATGTATTGCTCTTGAAGAAGAAAATGAGCAAATTGCAACCACCATTCAAGCTATGAATTATTTATTCAGGATAAGCATATCTCTAAAAAAAAATACTTATACCGTAAAAAGGGAATTTGAATGCATCCATCATTTTGTACAGATCATGAAGATTCGTTACAAAGATCGTTTTACCTACGAATGCAAAATCGATCAACAATTAAATAGTTTGCAAATCCCCAAATTTTTGCTTCAACCTATTGTAGAGAATGCTATTTTTCATGGTATATTGCCAAGTGATAAAGAAGGGTTAATAACTATTTATGGTATAAACAATGAGTCTTCTATGTTATTTATTATACGAGACAACGGTATTGGCTTTGATACAAATTCTTTATTTAATGAGACCGATATTCATACGGATAACACCCAACCATTCATACCAAAATCCAGACGAGGTTATGGACATATTGGTCTATCCAATATTAAGGATAGGCTAGCGCTTTTTTATAAAGATCAATATGGCTTTGCTATCGAAAGTCAACGTGGCAAAGGTACTATCATAACGATTGAGCTACCAAAGAAAGGATGA